One genomic segment of Styela clava chromosome 3, kaStyClav1.hap1.2, whole genome shotgun sequence includes these proteins:
- the LOC120343205 gene encoding RUS family member 1-like, giving the protein MDKILCVERFGSNKQQQHTIYTHDGLSRKMKPSGGAIVSKSVTQVLKSIFLPQGYPDSVSDDYLEYQIWDTIQAFCSSITGALATQAVLKGSGVGDETANVASATVTWLLKDGTGMVGRIAFAYYQGANLDRDAKRWRLFADVLNDCAICVTLVAPLFPKSFFTPITCVAGLAFSLVGVAGGCTRAALTVHQARRNNMADVSAKDGSQETMVNLAALIINLFLTPIVSGNIQLTWILFAIFTFFHIYSNYKAVSCVIMNTFNYSRLKIVIDHCFLSPGYGEILDPVAANLKEPVVLGFPDPNIRAGCMLREIDIGSEQFIHTLKTNPNTKFISSSKQGIYCVAFRDIAIPEDVIKAYFEAHIGKISNHMKPENAINWTEFSKELQQKGWDINRHQLSVDEWRWSTEEFDKIK; this is encoded by the exons ATGGATAAAATACTTTGTGTGGAACGTTTTGGATCAAACAAGCAGCAGCAACACACAATTTACACTCATGACGGTCTGTCTCGAAAAATGAAACCCAGCGGTGGAGCAATAGTTTCTAAATCAGTAACTCAAGTCTTAAAG AGCATTTTCTTGCCACAAGGATACCCTGACAGTGTCAGCGATGACTATCTTGAGTATCAG ATATGGGATACAATCCAAGCATTTTGTAGCAGCATCACTGGAGCTCTTGCAACTCAGGCAGTACTGAAAGGATCTGGTGTGGGTGACGAAACGGCCAATGTTGCAAGTGCAACTGTGACATGGCTTCTTAAAG ATGGTACAGGAATGGTGGGAAGAATTGCATTTGCATATTACCAAGG GGCAAATCTGGATCGTGATGCAAAAAGATGGAGACTCTTTGCAGATGTTTTGAATGATTGTGCAATATGTGTAACACTTGTTGCACCATTGTTTCCCAAATCATTCTTCACACCGATAACATGTGTAGCAG GTCTTGCCTTTTCTCTGGTCGGTGTCGCGGGTGGTTGTACAAGAGCAGCTCTTACAGTTCACCAAGCTAGGCGAAATAATATGGCAGATGTTTCTGCAAAAGATGGCTCACAA GAAACCATGGTAAACCTTGCAGCACTCATCATAAATCTGTTCCTGACGCCTATTGTTTCTGGAAATATTCAACTCACCTGGATCCTATTTGCAATATTCACATTCTTCCATATCTACTCAAATTACAAAGCCGTATCATGTGTTATCATGAATACATTCAACTATTCACGACTGAAGATAGTTATTGATCACTGCTTTTTAAGTCCTGGATATGGTGAAATTCTAGATCCAGTTGCAGCAAACTTGAAAGAACCAGTCGTTTTAG GATTTCCAGACCCAAATATTAGGGCAGGCTGCATGTTGAGGGAGATTGATATTGGCAGCGAACAATTTATACATACATTGAAGACCAATCCCAATACAAAATTCATATCCAGTTCGAAACAAG GGATTTATTGCGTGGCATTTAGAGACATAGCAATACCAGAAGATGTTATAAAAGCATATTTTGAAGCACATATTGGAAAAATCTCAAACCATATGAAGCCAGAGAATGCAATAAACTGGACAGAATTCAGTAAGGAATTGCAACAAAAAGGATGGGATATTAACAGACACCAGTTATCTGTTGATGAATGGAGGTGGTCAACAGAAGAATTTGATaagataaaatga
- the LOC120343507 gene encoding small integral membrane protein 14-like, whose amino-acid sequence MGDYDPCECVCSHQWAMQRLLSILRSSQQYCTENECFGEMPNQDMQRPNEDWGMFMIMMGWMVMALMLFMVRPASLRGQGDGKPRPNGDGGPPPPDVPPVQ is encoded by the coding sequence atgggTGATTATGACCCATGTGAATGTGTATGTAGCCACCAATGGGCAATGCAACGCCTTCTATCAATTTTGAGATCATCACAGCAATACTGCACAGAAAATGAGTGCTTTGGAGAAATGCCAAATCAGGATATGCAACGTCCAAATGAAGACTGGGGCATGTTCATGATTATGATGGGATGGATGGTGATGGCACTTATGCTTTTCATGGTGCGACCAGCAAGCCTCAGAGGGCAAGGAGATGGGAAGCCCAGGCCAAATGGAGATGGTGGACCCCCACCCCCAGATGTCCCTCCAGTACAATAG
- the LOC120342482 gene encoding aspartate beta-hydroxylase domain-containing protein 2-like, protein MGSWEWSDVLTQFGQQWSRVLGIGLLVLLYKLGLFTAKPSKLHIQCDSPSCVRCRTYTSRSRKFLHNKWSNYIKDVPKSERMKFHRITETTRHYEAQPAEEHTIFELQNLSTQPCYDRKFFENDVKLLEDNFTKIHTEFSKIFNFRESSNIWKVNSTPSGKWSAFYLINQGQEIKDNIQFCPDTYDVLKQLQKLMTGCIFGNACFSVIEPGTIISEHYGPCNIRVRCHLGIEVPQGCELFVNHRKVQWQESKCILFDDSYLHSVIYRKTSCTDQPRAVFMVDLWHPDLTFDEIKGLRFLLDPSKSIK, encoded by the exons ATGGGATCTTGGGAATGGTCAGACGTTTTGACCCAGTTCGGCCAACAGTGGAGCCGTGTTTTAGGGATTGGGCTACTTGTCCTTTTATACAAACTAGGATTATTCACTGCGAAGCCAAGCAAGCTACACATACAGTGCGACAGCCCTAGCTGTGTTCGCTGTCGAACATACACTTCAAGATCAAGGAAATTTTTGCATAACAAATGGTCAAATTATATCAAGGATGTGCCTAAGAGCGAGAGAATGAAATTTCACAGAATAACTGAGACAACGCGACATTATGAAGCGCAACCAGCGGAAGAGCACACAATATTtgaattgcaaaatttatcaACACAGCCATGTTATGACCGTAAATTCTTTGAAAACGACGTCAAATTACTGGAAGACAATTTCACTAAGATTCACACCGAGTTttcgaaaatttttaatttccgtGAATCTAGCAACATTTGGAAAGTGAACTCGACACCATCGGGAAAATGGAGTGCTTTCTATCTTATTAACCAGGGACAAGAG ATAAAAGACAATATTCAATTCTGCCCGGACACATATGACGTATTGAAGCAACTCCAGAAACTCATGACTGGTTGCATATTTGGAAACGCCTGTTTTTCAGTGATTGAACCTGGCACCATCATCTCTGAACACTATGGACCATGCAACATCAGAGTGAGATGTCATCTGG GTATTGAAGTTCCCCAAGGATGTGAATTATTTGTGAATCATCGGAAAGTTCAGTGGCAAGAGAGTAAATGCATATTATTTGATGACTCTTATTTACACTCCGTAATTTATCGCAAAACAAGTTGCACGGATCAGCCCCGAGCAGTGTTTATGGTTGATCTTTGGCACCCAGACCTTacatttgatgaaataaaaggACTCAGATTCTTACTTGATCCAAGCAAGAGTATCAAGTGA